In the Telopea speciosissima isolate NSW1024214 ecotype Mountain lineage chromosome 2, Tspe_v1, whole genome shotgun sequence genome, one interval contains:
- the LOC122652341 gene encoding uncharacterized protein LOC122652341, whose translation MPQVDLETLVCGGDRKIECKSLIGDLQQPQLDKLDPLEAPSDFPVESFQLREEDELEWFDRNAFYFNERKDSQKGNSNPNSISNHNPTNSTSQRFSLNFTSNTSIIGPKPQKSSYLNSKSRRHGRPPRPRFFPKKPSRSGKSITVTEPSSPKVSCIGRVRSNRSKNRRCPSGRRPTEVKSKPENKTGFWNCLKAILQFSCGNNGSGVDIDESRRPKDSPSNSPPRWSFAEREQKIPASAPLGDPPGLGGMKRFASGRKSESWARSDLDSDEDSVVESDATDHQQHSIWRRRAVDPPKKIDSLRDWECEGPASV comes from the coding sequence ATGCCGCAAGTCGATCTCGAAACGTTAGTTTGCGGCGGTGACCGAAAAATCGAATGCAAAAGCTTAATAGGAGATCTACAACAACCGCAGCTGGATAAACTAGATCCTCTGGAGGCTCCATCTGATTTTCCGGTGGAATCATTTCAACTACGAGAAGAAGACGAACTCGAATGGTTCGATCGGAACGCGTTTTACTTTAACGAGCGCAAAGACTCCCAGAAGGGAAACTCTAACCCTAACTCCATCTCCAATCACAACCCCACCAACTCAACGTCTCAGAGATTCTCTTTGAATTTCACCTCCAATACTTCAATCATCGGACCAAAGCCACAGAAATCCAGTTACCTCAATAGCAAGTCCCGGAGGCACGGTCGGCCACCTCGACCTCGGTTCTTCCCCAAAAAACCATCTCGCAGCGGAAAATCCATCACAGTGACGGAACCTTCGTCACCTAAAGTGTCGTGTATTGGGAGAGTTAGGTCCAACAGGAGCAAAAACCGCCGGTGTCCAAGTGGCCGACGTCCTACAGAGGTCAAATCCAAACCGGAAAACAAAACTGGATTTTGGAATTGTCTTAAGGCGATTCTGCAGTTCAGTTGCGGGAACAACGGATCAGGCGTTGATATAGATGAGAGTCGGCGACCAAAGGATTCACCTTCGAATTCGCCACCGCGTTGGAGCTTCGCCGAACGGGAGCAAAAGATTCCGGCGAGTGCACCATTGGGAGATCCGCCAGGATTGGGAGGGATGAAACGGTTCGCGTCTGGTAGGAAATCGGAATCGTGGGCCAGGAGTGATTTGGATTCCGACGAAGACTCGGTGGTGGAATCTGACGCAACGGATCATCAGCAGCACAGTATATGGCGTCGTCGGGCTGTGGACCCACCGAAGAAAATCGATTCCTTACGCGATTGGGAATGTGAGGGTCCCGCTTCGGTGTGA